In Bacillus sp. 2205SS5-2, the genomic stretch TGATGACCAAAGAATACAGGATGGAATGGCACCTAATCCAACAACCATCCAAACAAACGTAGCGTCACCACTAAAGGTGGAAGTCTTTTCGGCAATTGATACAATAAATGTCCCTGTTACAATGTAACCTAACCCTTCAAGCCCATACCCGGTAATTAACCATGGAAGCCACTTGGGGGGAGGGACTTGTGTAACAACTACTATTTCATCCTTTTTCTTTACCGAGTTTGAGGAATCTTTGAGCCACAACCATACGAAAATTGTAAGAACGACACTAACCATTGCCAGGCCGATCCATACACCTTCCCATTCAAAGAAATAGTTTAACTTCGGGATGAAGAGTGTTGAGAAAAAAATACCGAAGCCCACCCCTGAATAAAACAAGCCCACCCAATTTGTTTTACCTGTAACTGCCAGCTTATCTAGTACAATACTAGAAGCTACAACAAAAATGAATGCACTTGCCACTCCAGAAATAAACCGAAATGCAAGCATCAGACTCAAAGAGTGAGAAATCCCCATACTGAACGTTGTCATAATGATTATCATCAAACTTATCCGCAAATAAATGGTTTTATGCTTTTTCAGAGGGAGAATCCCTGTCAAAATCGCACCAACGAAATAGCCCGCGTAATTGCTTGATGCAAGGTAACCCGCTACTGCATCAGAAAACGAAAGAGCGTTTTGCATCAATGGAAGAATAGGGGTATAAGCAAATCTTCCAATTCCCATCGCAATCATTAATGAAAAAATTCCCCCCATCAGAAAGAAAAAAGGACTTTTGTTCAATTTTTCACCCCTAAATAAAATAATCAATACTTCAAATTTTATCTTATCTGTTTTTGGCTATATAGTATAATACTAATTATCGATATAGAGGTATCAGTTTTTTATATAGCAAAAGGAGGAAGTGAGCATGTCCTTGGATTTACAAGCATTATTATTTTTTCAAACTGTTGCAAAGTTAGGCAGTATTTCAAAAGCAGCGAGAGAACTAAACTATGCCCAATCAAATCTAACAGCAAAAATTCAGAAACTGGAATCGGATCTTCAA encodes the following:
- a CDS encoding YbfB/YjiJ family MFS transporter produces the protein MNKSPFFFLMGGIFSLMIAMGIGRFAYTPILPLMQNALSFSDAVAGYLASSNYAGYFVGAILTGILPLKKHKTIYLRISLMIIIMTTFSMGISHSLSLMLAFRFISGVASAFIFVVASSIVLDKLAVTGKTNWVGLFYSGVGFGIFFSTLFIPKLNYFFEWEGVWIGLAMVSVVLTIFVWLWLKDSSNSVKKKDEIVVVTQVPPPKWLPWLITGYGLEGLGYIVTGTFIVSIAEKTSTFSGDATFVWMVVGLGAIPSCILWSSLAKRWGFVKSLVFSMTLQAIGIVLPVFWLSQTSLIISALLFGVTFMGITTLATTLARLMNPINSSQIIGYLTAIYAVGQMIGPTIAGILTSYTQSYHSALIGAASVVFIGAVLLGSGIRYDPVPERKSSPLKYN